Part of the Candidatus Nezhaarchaeota archaeon genome is shown below.
TTCAACTATGGTCAGAAGGCGCAGAAGGAAGTAGTAGTCGCCGCGAGGCTATGTAGGGAGCTGGGCCTCGAGGAGCCCAGGGTGCTCGACATCAGCTTCATGAAGCAGCTCTGGGCGGGCACGCAGTTGACAGACGAGGCAGTCGTCATCGAGGAGGAGTACGCGCCGACAGTCGTCGTCCCGATCCGCAACGCGGTCTTCCTAACCATAGCGACTGCCTACGCTTACACTATCGACGCTAGCGTAGTCACTATTGGCTCCCACCTAGACGATGCGAAGCTTAACCCCTCTACAAGCGAGCCCTACTACCCTGACTGCCACCCTCTATTTCTAGCTGTGCTCGAGGCTGCGCTTAACCTTGGACACCTGCCGATGCATAGAAGGAAGGTCGAGCTGTGGTCTCCAGCGCGCGAGGGGCTTACTAAGGCTCAGAACTTAAGGAGAGGCTACGAGCTCATGGGAAGTCTGATCTACGAGACCTGGAGCTGCTACCGGGATGGCGATAGGCACTGTGGGCGCTGTGAAAGCTGTATAAAGAGGCGCAAGGCCTTTATTGAGGCGGGCGTAGAAGACAAGACGAGGTACGAAGTACAGCCCCGCCTCAGCGCCCTCCTTTAGCTTAAGGTAGCCGCCGCCTCGTTAACGCGTAATTCACTGAACGCTTACCGTCGTGGAGCAGCTAGCTAGGAGGGCCGAAGTGGCCTATTGACGTCTGGACGACTACGCACTTAAGCCCTACTTCTTCAAGAGCCCTTTTGAGCCTGAGCATCTCGAACGGGCTGGGCCTCTTAAGCTGCCTTCTGCGAAAGGCTGGGAAGTAGTCTAGGACGCAGAGCTGGATGCTCGGGTCTATGGAGCACAACTTCTCAGCGAACTTTAAGGCTTCTTCAAAAGGCATCAGCTGGCTAT
Proteins encoded:
- a CDS encoding 7-cyano-7-deazaguanine synthase, which codes for MVEVKVVAVVSGGIDSTSYAAYWRLKRGAAIYPLVFNYGQKAQKEVVVAARLCRELGLEEPRVLDISFMKQLWAGTQLTDEAVVIEEEYAPTVVVPIRNAVFLTIATAYAYTIDASVVTIGSHLDDAKLNPSTSEPYYPDCHPLFLAVLEAALNLGHLPMHRRKVELWSPAREGLTKAQNLRRGYELMGSLIYETWSCYRDGDRHCGRCESCIKRRKAFIEAGVEDKTRYEVQPRLSALL